CTGCGGCAGGGCACGGATGGCAACCGTTCAAAGAAATATCCCCTGCCAGTGAACGGTTACGTGGGTCCATGGGTTCACCGGATATTTACCCCCGTGTTTTTAAAATCCGTGTTTCTGAACGGTTTTCAGAATCGTTTCTTGACAGCGTATATTCCCGTCAGTAATTTACATTTCTGTTTGATTAGCAATTATCCGGTGGCTGATCTCTGCCTGGAGGGATGGCCGAGTGGTTGAAGGCGGCGGTCTTGAAAACCGCTGTACCGAGAGGTACCGTGGGTTCGAATCCTACTCCCTCCGCCAAGGAAATATCAAAACGGAGAGGTGACCGAGAGGCTGAAGGTGCTCGCCTGCTAAGTGAGTGTATGCTGAAAGGTGTACCGTGGGTTCGAATCCCACCCTCTCCGCCAAAAATTATTTTTTGCCAGTGAAAGCCGGCATTTTTTGGAGGTATATCTATCTATGATGCAGGATTTTCTTTTTACGTCTGAGTCGGTAACTGAAGGTCACCCCGACAAGGTAGCGGATCAGATCTCAGATGCCATTCTGGATGCCATATTAGACAAAGACCCTTATGCCCGGGTTGCCTGTGAAACCCTGGTAACTACCGGCCTGGCCTTGATTGCCGGAGAGATAACCACAGATTGCTATGTAGATATGCCCCAGGTTGTCCGTGGCACCATAAAAGAGATCGGCTATTCCAACTCATCCATGGGGTTTGACTGGCGGACTTGCGCGGTCCTTACCAGCATTGACAAGCAGTCTCCGGATATAGCCCTTGGCGTGGATCGTGAAGGTGACCTGGGGGCCGGGGATCAGGGCCTGATGTTTGGTTATGCCTGCGACGAGACCCCTGACTATATGCCCATGCCCATATGGTATGCCCACCGACTGGCGTTCCGTCTGGCAGAGGTGAGAAAAAAAGGGATTTTGCCGTTTCTGAGACCTGACGGCAAGTCACAGGTCACTATACAGTATGAAAACAGGAGACCTGTCTCGGCGCATTCCATCGTAATAGCCGCACAGCATGACCCTGGAGTCAGCTATAAGGAGGTGCAAGAGGCAGTGATTGAAGAAGTTGTCAAAAAGATCGTAAGACCTGAGCACTTAACGAAAGAAACAGAATTCTTTATAAACAGCACGGGCCGTTTTGTAGTAGGCGGTCCCTTGGCAGACTGTGGAATTACAGGGAGAAAGATTATTGTGGATACTTACGGAGGCCGAGGTCATCACGGTGGCGGGGCCTTTTCCGGAAAGGACCCGACAAAGGTTGACCGTTCCCCCTCGTATATGGCCCGCTATGTGGCCAAAAATCTGGTGGCCGCCGGTATCGCAGGGGAATGCGAGGTCCAGGTGA
This DNA window, taken from Deltaproteobacteria bacterium, encodes the following:
- a CDS encoding methionine adenosyltransferase, with amino-acid sequence MQDFLFTSESVTEGHPDKVADQISDAILDAILDKDPYARVACETLVTTGLALIAGEITTDCYVDMPQVVRGTIKEIGYSNSSMGFDWRTCAVLTSIDKQSPDIALGVDREGDLGAGDQGLMFGYACDETPDYMPMPIWYAHRLAFRLAEVRKKGILPFLRPDGKSQVTIQYENRRPVSAHSIVIAAQHDPGVSYKEVQEAVIEEVVKKIVRPEHLTKETEFFINSTGRFVVGGPLADCGITGRKIIVDTYGGRGHHGGGAFSGKDPTKVDRSPSYMARYVAKNLVAAGIAGECEVQVSYAIGVVRPLAINVRTFGTEAVPREQIVELIEKNFSFKPKDIIDYLDMRRPIFKKTAAYGHFGRPEPEFTWERLDMAESLKEQAGL